A single Oryctolagus cuniculus chromosome 18, mOryCun1.1, whole genome shotgun sequence DNA region contains:
- the LOC138846603 gene encoding uncharacterized protein DKFZp434B061-like, with translation MDILLVDILCFRWNFSPVPPDLSVSSTPKPCQPEMGSILQSADLRFHACWALAHFSHPSWLQSEKAGSRALWWLLGLGTGLAAFHHRLHLPAVPTGVLRQRTASPRTPHGLWTQTPSPGTLWAPASDSISQSPADSRLPTSSSHGGPCGGALFEEPVFQSTLTLRPHLPEPHGRLRLELPEPASDKPQRTPSPSGPHGCHASEDRVSQSPSWAPASDSISQSPVGARLGLHLAEPRARPPRTPPPRAPCAPTSDSTSQSPAGARLGLHLPEPRARPPRTPPPRAPRAPASDSTSQSPVRARLGLHLAEPRGRPPRTPPRRAPWAPASDSTSQSPVGARLGLHLPVVAAAIAPRLPELRAGTAL, from the coding sequence atggataTCTTATTGGTAGATATCTTGTGCTTTAGGTGGAATTTCTCCCCCGTCCCCCCagacctttctgtgtccagcACTCCGAAGCCCTGTCAGCCAGAGATgggaagcattttacagagtgcGGATCTGAGATTTCACGCTTGCTGGGCCCTGGCGCACTTCTCACACCCTTCATGGCTACAGTCAGAAAAGGCAGGTTCGCGCGCCCTCTGGTGGCTTCTAGGACTCGGCACAGGACTCGCGGCCTTTCACCAcagactccatctcccagcgGTCCCCACGGGCGTCTTGCGTCAGAGGACCGCGTCTCCCAGAACACCTCACGGGCTCTGGACTCAGACTCCATCTCCCGGAACCCTGTGGGCGCCcgcctcagactccatctcccagagccccGCGGACAGCCGACTTCCGACGTCTTCATCTCACGGAGGGCCCTGCGGGGGTGCCCTCTTTGAGGAGCCCGTCTTCCAGAGCACTCTAACCCTAAGACCCCATCTCCCAGAGCCCCATGGGCGCCTCAGACTCGAACTCCCAGAGCCAGCGAGCGACAAGCCTCAAAGGACGCCATCTCCCAGTGGTCCCCACGGGTGTCACGCATCAGAGGACCGCGTCTCCCAGAGCCCCTCATGGGCGCCcgcctcagactccatctcccagagccccGTGGGCGCCCGCCTCGGACTCCACCTCGCAGAGCCCCGTGCGCGCCCGCCTCGGACTCCACCTCCCAGAGCCCCGTGCGCGCCCACCTCGGACTCCACCTCGCAGAGCCCCGCGGGCGCCCGCCTCGGACTCCACCTCCCAGAGCCCCGTGCGCGCCCGCCTCGGACTCCACCTCCCAGAGCCCCGCGGGCGCCCGCCTCGGACTCCACCTCGCAGAGCCCCGTGCGCGCCCGCCTCGGACTCCACCTCGCAGAGCCCCGTGGGCGCCCGCCTCGGACTCCACCTCGCAGAGCCCCGTGGGCGCCCGCCTCGGACTCCACCTCGCAGAGCCCCGTGGGCGCCCGCCTCGGACTCCATCTCCCAGTGGTCGCTGCGGCCATCGCGCCACGTCTCCCAGAACTCCGCGCGGGCACCGCCCTCTGA